Genomic segment of Deinococcus gobiensis I-0:
GATCATGTGACGCGCTATAAGAGAAGGCCTCGAGTTCCTGATTCGAGATCTGCAGTTCTGCATTGGTCTGCTCCAGTCGTTCCGCTTGTCGTGCCAACTGTGCAAGGCTGCTCAGGCGTTCGAGCGCCACTCCAAGGCCGTCCCCGACAGAGGTGATGATGGCCTTATCCTCTGCGGTCCAGTGGTCCTGTGTAGTGGTGGTGGTGAAAATGGCATAGGGTTGCCCGTCCTGCCGATACACGCGGATGCTCAGGATCTCAGGATCAGGCGACCAATCCTGATGGAGGTGCGGATCAGCGAAGAGTGTGCCGGTTCGTGTGAGGGCCGCCTGCAACAGAGGCGTATGAAGTGTGATCCCTATCTGCCAGGCTTCGATCGATGCAGGAGGCATATTCTCGGAGAAAAAGAGCGGACGGGCGGTATCCTCCCGGACGAGATAGAAGCCCATCTGGGCGTCCCGCACAGCGTCCCGAAGGGTTGCACTGGCCGTCCGCGCGAGCACCTCCAGATCGGTCGTACTCGCCACCGTCGTCGTGAAACGTACGAAGGCTTCTAAAGCGCGTGCACGCCGTTCGGCCTCTTCATTTTTGAGTGCGAGTTGCTGAGCTGTGGAGACCCGGTCGTACAGTAACGAGAAGCTGCGCCCGATCGCCGTGATCACGGCTTTGGAGCCGTCATCCCACTGCACACCGGGAGCAAGGATGATGCCCAGGGTGTGCGATACGACATCCTGCTGGATGAGCGGATAGGCGGCAATGGCCTGAAAAGCCTCGGTATGGGGTATACCTTGAGCGGCAATCCCCGACCCGTCGAGGAAAATCGTCTCACGTGTTCGCTCGACCGCTGCCACTGCGGGGGCGTCGAGGGGAAGACCATGGCGCAGCAGTTCTTCCCGCAGGTTTTCCTCCAGGCCATCCGTATAGTGTTGTAAGCCCCAGCGATCAGGCTGCCGTTCATAGAGCACAGCAACGCTTCCGGGAAGCACGGTGGCGATGGTATCCATCGCCAATTGGGCCAGTTCTCCCAGATCATTGGTCTGACTGGCGGCCTCCGTGAAGGCGACGAAGGTCAGGAGGTCGGTCGTGCGATCTGCCACCAGACCCCGAAGACGGTGTCCCTCATCCCGGAGGACTTGCTGTTGTGCCTTATAAGCGCGGAGATCCTGCACGTAGCCCAGGATTTTCTGGTCATCGTACCGCAGCAAGGTGATGCCGAGGGGAATACGCTCCCCGGACGCGGTCAACATCTCTTTTTCGTATGGCGGTGCTGACCCGTCGCGAACAGCGAGCGCAAAGGCCATCTGATCTTGCATTTGATGTTCGGGGGGCGTGAGACCCTGCCAATCCATCTCGCCGGTCTCGAACTGCGCCCGGCTGTAGCCCAACAGTTGTAGATACGCATCGTTGACCTGGATCAGACGACCATCCAGCGTGCCTATAGCGACACCGATAGGGCTGACATCCACAAGGCACTGAAAGCGGGTCGTGCTGATCTGTAAAGCGGCAACGAGGTGGGTACGGCCCAGAGCCAGACTGCACTGGCGACTCAGGCTGGAGAGAAAATGCCGCTCTTCGAGCGTGAAAAGATGCGGCTCATAGAAATCCAGGATCAGGACACCGAGGTTTTGCCCATCAAGGAAGAGGGGGAGGATGGCAGTAGCCTTTGCTGGAGTATGCAGGCGGAGCTCTGGGTAAGCCGCCGTGAGTTCGCCAGCATCTTCGAAGTACAGGGCTTGTTGGTGAATGAGCGCGTCGCCTGTGGGCGTGTGGATGGTGAAAGGAGTGTCCTGCCAAGGGTTCTGATCGCTCCTGCCTTGACGAGCAGCAACGATGAGGGTCTGGGGAATCTCGTTGAGCAAGAGGACCGTTCCAGAGACAGCTTTGAGCACGTCAATGGCTGGAGTGAGGGTGAAATCCAGTACTTGCGCTTGGGTGTGGGCAGTAGCGAGCGTTTCACTCAAATACTGAAGGGATTGGAGCCCGTGGGGTAGAGGTGAGGAGGGCCTGGACACAGGAGGACTATAGGGTGGCCTTTTCTCGTTGAAAGGTTGTTCATGTTGCGAAGAGCGTGACGGAGCGCTAAGCTCGGAAGCTACACCCCCCATAGGACAATGAATAACCGTGCTGGCTGAGAAATTTCGCGTTTTTCGTGAGGAAGTGCAGTAGGCGGTTGAGATACAGCTCCGGCTGAAGAGCGAGCAGCGCACGTCGTGCGCTGCTCGCCAGCGTTTAGCCCGGCTATGCGTCGAGTAGGGTTAGCATACAGGCCACGAAGATCAACAGCAGCCACCGGTCCAATCCCCTTACGGTCCGCAGAGCAAAGCGGTTCAGCCCAAATTAATATTTGCTTTCCTTGAAGAAGGACAAGGTAGGCCCGCGCTTCGCTCCCTCTGAGATCACCTCGTCACCATCCATTAACTCGGAGGACACGGCGTAGAACACGCGTGAGCCACGCTGGACGTGGCCGAGCGTCAAGGTGTCGTGCGGCCAATTCTGGAACTCGACGTACCCCCCACGCGGGCAATCAGCGACGGTGACGACACCAGGATGCTTGGTGCGCCTGGTCGACCGGACGCCAACCACAACCTCAAAGCCCAGCATCCGAATCTCGTCCAGAAAGGCGGCTGCTTCGAATCCACTGTCGGCCAGGACGCGCACCCAGAACCGGGTGCGAATAGTGTTCGGCACGCTGCGCAGCAGATCACTGGCCAGCGTGACGGGTGTGGGGGTCCCTTTGCCGCGGTACACCCGGTACCCCACTGGGAACTTCAGCGTTCCGTGGGCCTGCGAAGAGGATCACGAGATGGATGCCGTGGACCTCGTTGTAGACACGAACGAACGGCAGCTGGCGTCCCGTTTTCGGGACGCTGGTGAGATTGACACTCAGCCGCAGGCCCGGATGACATTTTCGCCTGGCCGCTCAGAGCAGGAAGTCCCACTGGGCGTCTCTGAGGAGGGTCCAGCACGCGGTGGTACCCCAGTCGTATTCATTGAAGAAGTGACTGACTCAGAAGCTGCACCTCGTATATGACAATGAATAGCAGTGCTGGCCGAGAAATTCCGCGTTTTCTGTGAAGAGGCGCAGTAGGGGGCCAGCGAATCTGGCCCGCCAGGTGGAGACCGCCCTGCGCACCGCCGCCGGCAGCGTGTACAGCGCAGCTACCAAGGGCGTGTTCAAGGCCACCAAGCTCAACCTGCTGCGGCCACAGCGGCCGCGCGAGGGAACCGAGCAGCAACCCATGTTCCTTCGGGCGCTCCGGGGTGATCTCGCCCCGACGGGCGCGGCGGCTGAACTCGGCAACGAGGTCGTCAAGCGAGACTACCCCGAGATTGCGCAACCAGGCCAGGTCACGCGCCAGGGCGCGCACCTCCGCAGTGCGTTGCGTCGCCGTGCGCGTGATCGGCAGTCGCGCCAGTGCGCCGAAGCTGGGGGTGGCGTTGTGCCGCCGCGCCGCGAGGGCAACGTCCAGACCGTAAAGATCGGCCTGTGCCTGTCGGGCCAGCAGGCGCCACAGGTCGGACGCGATGTCCAGCTGACGCGTCAACGCCGCCAGCTACGCTGAGGTGGGGTACAGCTCCGTTTCAATTTCAATGACTGCCGTGGCCCTCCAGGTGAGTCAGCACCGCACGGCCTGCTCTGGACGTGCCTGCTACAAGCCCTATCCCTGAAGCCGTGGCGCACTCCTACCTTTTTGAAGGGCGCTGTGTCCCCTTTCCCTCCCTGTGTCCACCGTGCCTTGGCGCCATCCAGATACCTGGAGATCGCGCGGGCGAGAGATCCTGATGAATGTCGACCCATCAGACCGAACCTCAAGCGCTTGAAGTCAAGAGGCGGTGTCCTGAGATCTCCGACTGGGGTGGCCTGAACCACAGGCCCCCTGCTATCGGACTCGTGCCCGGTCGGATGCAGTGGCCAGAACCCCCAATCAGTCCTTGACCACATCACCTGCGCTCCAGGACGTACCGGGTGACGGCGGCGCGACCGCGCACCCCGAGCTTGCTGTAGATGGCGCTCACATGGTCATTGACCGTGTAGACGCCGGTGCCCAGACGGCTCGCGATCTGCTTGTTGCTCAGCCCATCGGCCAGTAGCGCCAGCACCTCCCGTTCCCGGGGCGTGAGCGGCGTGCTGGGTTCCTGAGGCGGAGGCGCGGGTGGCAGCTGTTCGGGCGCCGGGGTCGCTGTCTGGCCCTGAAGCACCTGGCGGGCCAGGTCGTACGCGTCGGCCTCGGGCAGGCGACGGCCCTCCTCCAGATGGCGCTGCAGATCATCGGCACCTAGTTGATGGGTGAGTTCGTCCAGACCTGGCGCAAAGAGCTGCTCTTCCCACGGCGCGACGAGGTTGCGCTTGAGCCGCAAGGTCTGCATGGCACCCCACAGCACGGCGCCCCGCCCCGCATCATGCCGGTACGCCGCGAGGTACGCCAGACCCTGCCACGCCGCGGCGCGCATGGCCTGGATGCCGACCTCTTCCGCGTAGTCCAGGGCATCACCCAGGAGGGCCGCAGCGGGTTCCGTCACGCCCTGGCGCAGCGCCAGGCCCGCAGAGGCGATGCCCGTCCATCCGAGCAGGCTGCTCTCCCTGAGCGTGTTGGCGTGCAGGCGCGCTTCGTTGAGGTTCTGGGCCGCGTCGTCCAGGCGGCCGTCAAGCACGTTGATCCATCCGAGCATGATCAGGTCGAGGGTCACGAGCCACCGGTCGGCGTGCACGCCCGCCAGCGTTCGGCTGGCCGTCACCGACTCCCGGGCCAGGGCCAGATCCGTGGTGAACACACTCTGCGAGTACACGTTTCGGGCATGTGCCTCCCCGCTCGGGTCGCCAGCAGCGCCAAAGTCGGCCACCGCGGCAAGGGCCGTCTGCCTGGCCTCCTCGTACTGCCCTCGCCGGTACGCCATCCCGGCAACCGCACACCGCACCCAGCCCCGCGCCGTCAGGCTCAGTTCAGTGCCCTCCAGTGCGGTGAGCAGCAGCGGCAGCGCGTCGTACTCGGCCCGCTGCGACCACATCCAGCCCAGATGCCGTGAGAAGTTGCCGAGCAGCTCAGGCCTGGTGGCCAGGGCCTCCCGCATGGCGGCCAGGATGTTCGCGCGCGAGACGCTGAGCCGCTGGTACCAGTGGGCCTGATTGTCCCCCTGCAGGGCGGGGCCGATCAGATCCAGGCGGGTAAGGGAGTACGTCATGTGCCGCCGGCGCATGGACGCGAGTTCATCGGAGGTCGCCAGCCTCTCGCGGGCGTACTCGCCGAGGGTCTCCAGCATGCCGTAGCGGGCCTCGTCCCCCTCGTGGCGCTGCACGAGGCTCTTTTCGCTCAGGGAGGCGAGGCCCTCGAGGATGTCGGTGTCGCCGTCCACGTTGCACACCGCCTCGGCTGCCTCAAGCGACCAGCCGCCCACGAACACGCTCAGGCGCGCGAACAGGCGCTGCTCGGTCGGCGCCAGCAGATCAAAGCTCCAATCGATGGCGGCCCGCAGCGTCTGCTGCCGGCTCGGCAGATCACGCGCACCACCCTGCAACAGGGCCAGGCGGTTGTCGAGCCGCGCGAGCAAGGTGGCGGGCGGCAGCAGACGAATGCGCGCTGCCGCGAGCTCAATGGCCAGGGGGAGCCCGTCGAGCCGCCGGACGATCTCGGAAAGCACCGCGAGCCGCTCCGGCGTGGGCGAGAAGTTCGGCTGCACCGCCCGCACGCGCTCCAGGAACAGGCGCAACGCCTCGCCGTCGCCACCGGGGCCGGGCAGCGAGAGGGGCGGCACCGCGTACTCGTGCTCGCCGTACAGGCCCAGCCGCTCCCGGCTGGTCACCAGGACGCTCAGGTCAGGCGCCGCGCGCAGCAGGGCGGCCACGGCGGGCGCTGCCGACAACACCTGCTCAAAGTTGTCCAGGACGATCAAGCGCTGCGATTCGGCCAGAAAGTCGCACAACACCTCCAGCGTCGGTCGCTGCGATTCGTGCAGGTGCAGCGCCGCGCCCAGGGAACCCAACACCCCCGCCTGCTCTGTGACGTCAGCGAGCGGGACAAAGACCACACCGTCCGGGTACGAGCCGGCCAGTTGCCGGGCGACCTCCATCGCCAGCCGGGTCTTGCCAACGCCGCCCGGCCCGGTCAGCGTCAGCAGCGAGACGTCCGGATTCTCGAGCACGCCCCTGATCTGCGAGATCTCCACACCTCGACCGACCAGTGGGGTGGCCTGTATGGGCAGCGCATGGTGGGGTGGCAAAGAACCGGCTGGCGATGACATGGGCACCTGTACTTTCAGAGGAAACCAGACGTTCAGAGGGCTGCAAGCCGGCGAGACCGCCGCCGGCGCGGGATGTGGGTAGGGCCCAGCATAGCGCCGCCAGCCTCCCCCCAGAAATGAGGGGGCCACAGATCCCCAATCGACGCGGCCACCCCCAGACCCTCGGGATGCGCCAGGGGCCAGGCCTGTTCTAAGGTTCGGACAGTTCAAAACGCAATGCACAGGGTTCCACCGTCAGACCGCTGGCGTTCCCCACTTCTGCCCGGTCTCCATCTCGGTTCTCCACTGGCCCCAGCGCCGGCGGGTGGCCGGCCCCATCCCTGGAAGGTCTGTCATGTCGTATGCGAGCTTCACAACCCAGCCTCCCCGCGCGCTGATCCTCGGTGCCGGCTTCACCGCCGGGGCCCACCTAGAGGCCCTGCGGCGTCTGGGCATCCCGGTGGCCGGCGTGGTCGCCAGCGACCCCTCACGCACCGAGGTAGTCGCGCAGCGGTATGGCGTGCGCGCCTACCCGGACACCTGGACGGCCCTGCACGACCCGGCCGTGACGGTCGTCCACGACTGCGCGCCCAGCGACGTACATGTGGAGCTGAACCTCGCGGCGCTCAAGGCGGGCAAGCACGTGTTCTCCGAGAAACCGTTGGGCGTGACCGCACACGAGTCGCGCCGGCAGCTGGACTATGCCCGGGTGAGCGGCCTGCGGCATGGCGTGCACTTCACCTACCGGGGCTACCCGATGGTGCGTGAGCTGCGGCACCGGGTGCGCTCGGGCGAGCTGGGCGAGATGCGCTACCTTC
This window contains:
- a CDS encoding ATP-binding protein, producing MSETLATAHTQAQVLDFTLTPAIDVLKAVSGTVLLLNEIPQTLIVAARQGRSDQNPWQDTPFTIHTPTGDALIHQQALYFEDAGELTAAYPELRLHTPAKATAILPLFLDGQNLGVLILDFYEPHLFTLEERHFLSSLSRQCSLALGRTHLVAALQISTTRFQCLVDVSPIGVAIGTLDGRLIQVNDAYLQLLGYSRAQFETGEMDWQGLTPPEHQMQDQMAFALAVRDGSAPPYEKEMLTASGERIPLGITLLRYDDQKILGYVQDLRAYKAQQQVLRDEGHRLRGLVADRTTDLLTFVAFTEAASQTNDLGELAQLAMDTIATVLPGSVAVLYERQPDRWGLQHYTDGLEENLREELLRHGLPLDAPAVAAVERTRETIFLDGSGIAAQGIPHTEAFQAIAAYPLIQQDVVSHTLGIILAPGVQWDDGSKAVITAIGRSFSLLYDRVSTAQQLALKNEEAERRARALEAFVRFTTTVASTTDLEVLARTASATLRDAVRDAQMGFYLVREDTARPLFFSENMPPASIEAWQIGITLHTPLLQAALTRTGTLFADPHLHQDWSPDPEILSIRVYRQDGQPYAIFTTTTTQDHWTAEDKAIITSVGDGLGVALERLSSLAQLARQAERLEQTNAELQISNQELEAFSYSASHDLRTPVRHIQGFGELARQALERGQLDKLPHFLQVMREASGRMNAMIDAMLMLSRIGRARFEVQPISLRKIVVQAQQDAQQEFPDRAVLWHSAELPIVQADPTTLQQALTNLLSNALKYQDGSRTAEIWIEVDERPTEVVVSVRDNGVGFNPEYANQLFGAFQRLHRQEEFEGTGIGLATVRRIIMRHGGRIWAKSSVGQGATFTFTLPK
- a CDS encoding LuxR C-terminal-related transcriptional regulator, which translates into the protein MEISQIRGVLENPDVSLLTLTGPGGVGKTRLAMEVARQLAGSYPDGVVFVPLADVTEQAGVLGSLGAALHLHESQRPTLEVLCDFLAESQRLIVLDNFEQVLSAAPAVAALLRAAPDLSVLVTSRERLGLYGEHEYAVPPLSLPGPGGDGEALRLFLERVRAVQPNFSPTPERLAVLSEIVRRLDGLPLAIELAAARIRLLPPATLLARLDNRLALLQGGARDLPSRQQTLRAAIDWSFDLLAPTEQRLFARLSVFVGGWSLEAAEAVCNVDGDTDILEGLASLSEKSLVQRHEGDEARYGMLETLGEYARERLATSDELASMRRRHMTYSLTRLDLIGPALQGDNQAHWYQRLSVSRANILAAMREALATRPELLGNFSRHLGWMWSQRAEYDALPLLLTALEGTELSLTARGWVRCAVAGMAYRRGQYEEARQTALAAVADFGAAGDPSGEAHARNVYSQSVFTTDLALARESVTASRTLAGVHADRWLVTLDLIMLGWINVLDGRLDDAAQNLNEARLHANTLRESSLLGWTGIASAGLALRQGVTEPAAALLGDALDYAEEVGIQAMRAAAWQGLAYLAAYRHDAGRGAVLWGAMQTLRLKRNLVAPWEEQLFAPGLDELTHQLGADDLQRHLEEGRRLPEADAYDLARQVLQGQTATPAPEQLPPAPPPQEPSTPLTPREREVLALLADGLSNKQIASRLGTGVYTVNDHVSAIYSKLGVRGRAAVTRYVLERR